From the Simplicispira suum genome, the window GTTTCTCGAGCACGCCGAGCGCTTCAAGACGCAGATCATTTACGACCACATCACACAGGTCGACCTGAGTCAACGGCCCTTCGTGCTCTCGGGAGACACCGGCGGCTACACCTGCGATGCGCTCATCATCGCCACCGGCGCCTCGGCCAAATACCTGGGCCTCCCGTCGGAAGAGGCCTTCATGGGCAAGGGCGTCTCGGGCTGCGCCACCTGCGACGGCTTTTTCTACCGCGAGCAGGAGGTCTGCGTGATCGGAGGCGGCAACACCGCCGTCGAAGAGGCCCTGTACCTCTCGAACATCGCGAGCAAAGTCACGCTCGTCCATCGGCGCGACAAGTTCAAGGCCGAACCGATTCTGATAGACAAGATGATGGAGAAGGTCGCCGCCGGCAAGATCGTGCTCAAGACCTTCTTCACGCTGGACGAAGTGCTGGGCGACATCACCGGCGTCACCGGCGTGCGCATCAAAAGCACGCAGGACGGCCACACCGAAGATCTCACGCTGCAGGGCTGCTTCATCGCCATCGGACACGCACCCAACACCGACATCTTCCAGGGTCAACTGAAAATGGAGAACGGCTACATCGTCACCCAGGGCGGCATGCAAAGCTTTGCCACACAAACTTCGGTGCCCGGCGTGTTTGCTGCGGGCGACGTACAGGACCACGTCTACCGCCAGGCCATCACCAGCGCCGGCACGGGGTGCATGGCGGCTCTGGACGCGCAGCGCTACCTTGAGCAGCAATAGACAACCCGAAGCGGGCTATAATTTGCGGCTTTGTTAAATTTGTGCCCCGTTGCGTACGGAGCCTTCGGTCTTGCAGACCAAAGACAAATCGGGTTACCGCCACCCTTTCTGGCGAGGTGAGGCCGCATTGCAAGCCCTCGGAATGCTCCGGAGGCGCCCGCAAACGGCCGTTGAAAAGTATCGGAGTGTCCACATGGCACGCGTCTGCGAAGTCACGGGTAAGAAGCCCATGGTCGGGAACAATGTTTCCCACGCCAACAACAAAACCAAGCGCCGGTTTCTGCCGAACCTGCAATACCGCCGTTTCTGGGTCGAGACTGAAAACCGCTGGGTGCGCCTGCGCATTTCCAACGCCGGTTTGCGTCTGATCGACAAGAACGGTATTGATTCTGTGCTCGCAGACCTGCGCGCACGTGGCCAGGCTTAAGGAGAACCACCATGGCAAGCAAAGGCGGACGCGACAAGATCAAGCTGGAATCCACTGCGGGGACCGGTCATTTCTACACCACCACCAAGAACAAGAAGACGATGCCCGAGAAAATGCTGATCATGAAATTTGATCCCAAGGCACGCAAGCACGTCGAGTACAAGGAAATGAAGCTGAAGTAATTCAGCCGCCCTTGCGGGCGTTTTCCCTGCCAAAAGCCGCCCGGTGCAAGCCGGGCGGCTTTTTTGTCCTCTCTCGCTCAGGCTTTGCGCTCCCACACCGCTGCAAAGAACCCGTCGGTATGGTGGCGATGCGGCCACAGGCGCAGGTAACGCGTGCCGGCGTCTCCCCCGCTGCACAAGGAGGCAGCATCGGCTACCTTGAGTTGCGCCAACACCTCGCCCGCCTCCAGCGGAACAAACTCGGGGTGGGCCTTTGAGAAGGCCTCGGCAATCGCCTCGTTCTCTTGCGGGAGCACGCTGCAGGTGGCGTAGACCAGGCGCCCGCCGGGCTTGAGCAGGCGCGCACTGCTTTCCAGGATGGCTGCCTGCTTCGCCGTCAGCTCGTCCAGCGCCTCGGGGCTCTGGCGCCACTTCAAATCCGGGTTGCGCCGCAGCGTACCCAGGCCCGAGCAGGGTGCATCCACCAGCACCCGATCGATCTTGCCGGCCAGGCGCTTGATGCGCTCGTCGCGCTCATGCGCAATGGCCGCAGGGTGCACGTTGGAGAGCCCGCTGCGCGCCAGGCGCGGCTTGAGCGCGTCCAACCGGTGGGCGGAGACGTCAAACGCATACAAGCGCCCGGTGCTGCGCATGCTCGCGCCGAGCGCCAGCGTCTTGCCACCCGCACCAGCACAAAAATCCACCACCATTTCGCCGCGCTTGGCGTCCACCAAAAGCGCCAACAGCTGCGAGCCTTCGTCCTGTACCTCAATGGCGCCGCGCACAAAAGCGGGCAGCTTGGACAGTTGCGGCTTGCCCACCACGCGCAGGCCCCAGGGTGAATACGGAGTTACTTCTGATTTGATAGCTGCTTGGGCAATCTCAGCCTGGACTTGAGGCCGTTTTTCCTTCAAGGCGTTGACCCGCAGATCCAGCGGCGCGCCCTGCGACATCGCCATGACCTCGGGCCAGAAGGCGTCTCCCAGCTGCTCTTTGAGCGGCGCCACCAGCCATTCGGGCAGGTTGTGGCGGTGGCGCTCCAGCAGATCGCTCTGTTGCACGGCGTCACACTGTGCCAGCCATTGCTGCTCCCGATCGCTGAGCGCGCCGCGCAGAAAGTCGCGCGCACCGTGTTTGGCCAGCGGGTTGCTGCGTCGCGCTTCTTCGTCCTGCCAGTGGGCAAAACCCAGAATCGCCAGGCGCCGCTCGCGCGGGCCCGATCCCGAAGGCGCCATGTGGTCAAAGAGCAATTTCTTGCGCAGCACGGTGTAGACGGTTTCGGCCAGAGCCGCGCGCTCGCGCTGGCCCAGGCCCCGGTTGTCGCGAAAAAAGCGTGAGACCACCGCGTCGGCAGGGTGCTCAAAAGTGAGTGCGAGGCGTACGAGCTGCGCGCAGGCGTCGATAAGGGCGTTGGGGTGCATTGCACGATTGTCCCATTCGAAGCAAACCAGCACCTACGACAGCCTACCTGGTTGCGAAGCAGCGTCCTACAGCTCGTTTCGCTGCCCGCGCCTAGCCTGATGAAAGGCTTTGCCCCTGCAGTAAAAAGGAAACACCATGGACTATCTTCTACAAGGCATGTTTGGCGAGCGGTCGCTGACCAAGGTGGCCGGCATCTTTCTCCTGCGCGCTCAGGCCGAATCCGCTCTGGAACAATTGCGCAACAGGGCGGGCCTGGACGGTTCTCAGGTGCGTCTGCTGCGGCCAGAAGACGCTGACACCTCCCACGGCGAACTGTTTGGCCGCGCCGTGGAGCCTGAATCGGAGGGCGTGGCACGGACGCTTGTTCAAACCCACGTTGTGGGTGGTTTTGCCGGAGCAGTGCTCGGCGTCGCGCTGTTTCTCTGGCTCTCGCGTGCGGACAACCCGCTGGTTGCCAGCAGTCCGGTGGTGGCGTTTGTTGCCATCGTGGGTTTTGGGATTACGTTCGGCTTGCTTGCAGCAGGCTTGCTGGCCCTGCGGCCAGACCACATTTTGCTCATCAGCCGGCTGCGCACCGCCCTCAGGGAAAATCGCTGGGCGGTCGTCGTGCACCCCGTGAACCGTGCCCAAACGGCCAAGGCCAAACAGGTCCTGGAAGAGGTTCAGGCGGAAGTGGTCAGCACCGCCTGACACACTGCTGCCCGCTGGAAAAACCCGCGCACAGCGCGCGGGTAAATCACGTGTTCCTGGGTCAGCACCCGTGCGGCCAAGGTATCTGCGGTATCGCCTGGCATGACAGGCACCACCGCCTGCTCCACTATGGGCCCTACGTCCAGTTCGCTCGTCACTTGATGGACTGTGACGCCGGCAAATTTGCATCCCGCTGCCAATGCGCGCCTGTGCGTCTGCAGACCGGGGAAAGCCGGCAGCAGCGACGGGTGGATGTTGAGCAAACGCCCTGCGTAATGGTCTACGAAACCTGGGCTCAAGATGCGCATGAACCCCGCGAGCACCACCAGATCGGGCGCATAGGCATCGACGCGGCGCGCCAGCTCCGCGTCAAAATCCTCACGCGAATCAAAACCTTTGTGGTCGAGCACCTGCGTCGCAATGCCGCGCGCCTGCGCAAAGGCCAGGCCACCCGCATCGGCCCGGTTGCTCAGCACTGCAGCGACGCGCACGCCCAATTTGCGCTCCCAGTCTTCCCGCTCGGCTGCGCGCACGATGGCCGCCATGTTGGAGCCGCCGCCAGAGATGAGAATGACAATGTTTTTCATATAAGCGTGTGAGGTACTTTCGCGTGCCCGTAAAAGTCCCTTGCACGCCCCTCCAATTATCCCGCCATGCCCTTTGACGCCCATATCCAACCACTGACCGACATCGAAGCCCGCGTGCTCGCCACCTTGATGGAAAAGGCGCGCACCGTGCCCGACAGCTATCCGCTCTCGCTCACCAGCCTGGTGGCGGGCTGCAACCAGAAAACCACGCGCGAGCCGGTCATGCAGTTGAGCGACGCCGCGGTGCTGCAAGCGCTGGAGGAACTGCGCGGCAACAACCTGGTCTTCGAGAGCAGCGGCTCGCGCACCACGCGCTACGAGCACAACTTCCAGCGCGGCATGGGCGTGCCCGAGCAGTCCGCCGTGCTGCTGGGTCTTTTGATGCTGCGCGGCCCACAGACGGCGGCCGAGCTGCGCACCAACGCCGAGCGCTGGTATCGCTTTGCCGATATCTCCTCCGTCGAGGCCTTCCTTGACGAATTGCAGGAACGCTCTGAAGAAAAAGGCGGGCCGCTGACCGTGCTGCTGCCGCGCGCTCCCGGCGCCCGCGAATCGCGCTGGATGCACCTGCTGTGTGGCCCGGTGGACCTGTCGCAACCCGCTGCAGCGCCCCAAGCGGGCGCTTTGGGAGAACGTGTCGCCCAGCTCGAAGCCCAGGTCGCGCAACTGCAGGCTACCGTGCAGCAACTGTGCACCGAGCTGGGCCTGCCCATGTCGCCGCCCGGACAGGCTTAAAACGAACGACCGTGCTACAAAAGAAGCTTCACTGGAGACAAGCCTCATGGATCTCGCATTTACCCCCGAAGAGCAAAGCTTTCGCGAAGAAGTCCGCACCTGGGTGCAGGCCAACCTGCCCAAGGACATCGCCCACAAGGTGCACAACGCCCTGCGCCTGACGCGCGGCGACATGCAGAACTGGGCCAAGATTCTTGGCAAAAAAGGCTGGCTGGGCTTTGGTTGGCCCAAGGAATTCGGCGGCCCAGGCTGGACCGCCGTGCAAAAGCACCTGTTTGAAGAAGAATGCGCACTGGCTGGCGCCCCGCGCATCATCCCCTTTGGCCCGGTGATGGTGGCGCCCGTCATCATGGCGTTTGGCAATGCCGAGCAGCAAAAACGCTTCTTGCCTGGCATCGCCAGCGGCGAGGTCTGGTGGAGCCAGGGCTACAGCGAACCCGGCTCGGGCTCGGACCTGGCCAGCGTCAAGACCCGCGCCGAGCGCGTGGGCGACAAATACATCGTCAACGGCCAGAAGACCTGGACCACGCTCGGCCAGTACGGCGACTGGATGTTCAACCTGGTGCGCACCAGCACCGAGGGCAAGCCGCAGACGGGCATCTCTTTCCTGCTGCTCGACATGAAGTCGCCCGGCGTCACGGTGCGCCCGATCAAGCTGCTCGACGGTGAGTGCGAAGTCAACGAGGTGTTCTTCGACAACGTCGAAGTGCCGGCGGAAAACCTCATTGGCGAAGAGAACAAGGGCTGGACCTACGCCAAACACCTGCTCAGCCACGAGCGCACCAACATTGCCGACGTGAACCGCAGCAAGCGCGAACTGGAGCGTTTGAAGCGCATCGCCAAGCGCGAAGGCGTGTGGGACGACCAGAGGTTCCGTGACCAGATCGCCCTGCTGGAAGTGGACATCGTGGCACTGGAGATGCTGGTGCTGCGCGTGCTGTCCAACGAAAAATCCGGCAAGAACTCGCTTGACATTGCCGGCCTGCTCAAGATCAAGGGCAGCGAGATCCAGCAGCGTTACGGCGAATTGATGATGCTGGCCGCAGGGCCCTTTGCCCTGCCATTCATCGAAGAAGCCATGGAGGCCGGCTGGCAGGGGAACTTCCCTGGCGGCGAGACCGCCAATGCGCCGCTGGCATCGACCTACTTCAACCTGCGCAAGACCACCATTTACGGTGGCAGCAACGAAGTGCAGCGCAACATCGTGGCCCAGACCGTTCTCGGCTAAGGAGATAGAACATGGATTTTGATTTCTCTGACGACCAGCAATCCCTGCGCGACGCGGTGCGCCGCTGGGTCGACAAGGGCTATACCTTTGAGCGCCGCCGCAGCATCGTGGCAGCCGGCGGCTTTGACCGCACCGCCTATGGCGAACTGGCTGAACTGGGCTTGACCGCACTGACCGTGCCCGAAGCGCACGACGGCCTGGGCCAGGGCGCCATCGACGCCATGGTGGTGATGGAAGAACTCGGCCGCGGCATGGTGCTCGAACCCCTGGCGCATGCCTTCATTGCAAGCAGCGTGCTCACGCAGTACGCATCGGCCGAGTTGCAGGGCGCCTGGCTGCCACGCATTGCCAGCGGACAGGCGCTGGTGGTGCTGGCGCAGCAAGAGCGCAAGGCCCGCTACGCACTCGAAAAATGTGAAGCAAAAGCGGCTCCAGCGCAGTCTGGGTATGCCTTGAAAGCTACTAAAAGCATAGTACCTGCAGGCGACCAGGCGGATGCCTACCTCGTGCCCGCGCAGTTGGACGGCCACATCGCCCTCTTCCTCGTCGAGCGCTCGGCCAGCGGCGTGAGCGCGCAAGGCTACGTCACGCAGGATGGCAGCCGCGCCGCCGAAGTGCAGTTCGCCAATACCCCTGCCATTCTCGTCAGCAAAGACGGTCTGACCGCACTGGAGCTGGCCGTGGACACCGGCATCGCGGCGCTGTGCGCCGAAGCCGTGGGCGTCATGGACCAGGCCGTCGCGCTGACGGTGGACTACATGAACCAACGCAAGCAGTTTGGCGTAACCATCGCCAGCTTCCAGGCGCTGCGCCACCGCGTGGCCGACATGAAGATGCAGCTCGAACTGGCCCGCTCCATGAGCTACTACGCCAGCCTCAAGCTCGCCGCACCAGCGCCAGAACGCCGCACCGCCATGGCCCGTGCCAAGGTGCAGCTCGGCCAATCGATGCGCTATGTGGGCCAGCAGATGGTGCAGCTGCACGGCGGCATTGGCGTCACCGACGAATACATCGGCAGCCACTATTTCAAGAAGCTCACGCAGATGGAAATGACGTTTGGCGACACGCTGCACCATTTGGGTGAAGTGTCCAGCCGCATGCAGGACACCGCTGGGGTGTTTGCCTGAGACTTCGGACGCCGGGCGCGCCAGGAATGAAGGGAAGGTTCCGATGAACGTGGCTCAACAGGACGACCAGCGGGCCATCCAGGAGGCCGTCGCCGCCATCTGCAGGAACTTCGACGCGGAGTACTGGCTTGCGCGCGACACCGACGGCGAGTGGCCCACCGCGTTCTGCGATGCCATTGCCGCAGGCGGCTGGTTTGGCATCACGATGCCCACCGAATACGGCGGTGCAGGCCAGGGCATCGCCGCTGCCGCCATGGTGATGAAGACCATCGGACGCCTGGGTTCGGCTGCGGTGTCGTCCGTCCACCTGAATCTCTTTGGCCCCCAGCCTGTCGTGGTGTTCGGGACCGACGCGCAAAAGCAGCGCATGCTGCCCGCCCTGATTCGCGGCGAGGATCGCGCCTGTTTCGGCGTGACGGAGCCCAACGTCGGATCCGACACCACACGCATCAAGACCTTTGCCAGGCGCGACGGCGATCGTTATGTGGTCCATGGGCAAAAGGTATGGACCTCCACGGCCCAGCAGGCCAACAAGATCCTGCTGGTCACGCGCACCACGCCGATCGAAGAATGCGCTCGCCCGATAGACGGCATCACCCTGTTCTACACCGACCTGGACCGCTCCAAGGTGCGCATTCGCCCCATCGAAAAAATGGCGCGCAAGGCCGTCGACTCCAACGAACTCTTCATCGACGGGCTGCAAGTGCCCGCAGAGGACCGCATCGGCGAGGAAGGCCAGGGCTTCAAGTACCTGCTGCATGGCCTCAATCCCGAGCGCATTCTGGTCGCGGCCTCGTCCATCGGTGCCGGCGAAACGGCCCTGGAGCGCGCGGTGGGCTACGCCAAGGAACGCGTGGTGTTCGGGCGCGCCATCGGGCAAAACCAGGCCATCCAGCACCCCCTGGCGGAATGCTGGATGCGTCTTCAAGCCGCAGAACTGATGATGTGGAATGCCGCCCGGCTGTACGACGCGGGCCTGCCTTGCGGCGTCGAAGCCACCGCCGCCAAATACCTGGCGGCCGAGGCGAGCTTCGAAACTTCCACCCGCGCCGTGCGCACGCATGGCGGCTTTGGTTTCGCCAAGGAATACCACGTCGAACGCGGCCTTCGGGAAAGCGTGCTCGGCTTGGTTGCCCCGGTGACGCAGGAAATGGCGCTGTGCTACATCGCCGAAAAGGGGCTCGGACTTCCCAAGTCGTACTGACGCTGTGCCAGTGTCGTGAGTTGGAAGTTGGTTGAAAAGTAGAAGCTGTCGAAATCGTCGTCAGGCAAGGCGCACACCACAGCGATAGCCGGAGCTATCGCGAGGATGTGCAACGCGGCGTGGCGGCGATTCTCGGCGGCTTTCTGAAACGAACTTCCGACCCACGACGCCACAGGATGCCTGGAGCGCTTTTCGAATCAACCCAGCAAGCGCGACGACTTGGGCACGTGCGCCATCAAAAACTCCATCTGGTCCGCCAGGATGCGGCGGTTGCGCAGGATGAAGTCTTCCCAAAGGCTGGGCACATAGGGCGCATACAGCAGCGGCATGTGTGCCTGCTCGGGCGTGCGCGGGCCTTTGCGGTGGTTGCAGGCGCGGCAGGCGGTCACCACGTTCATCCAATGGTCCACGCCGTGGCTGGCAAACGGCACGATGTGCTCGCGCGTCAGATCGCCTTCGTGAAACAGGCCCCCGCAGTAGGCGCATACATTGCGGTCGCGGGCAAAAAGCTTGGTATTGGTCAGACCTGGGCGGTTGCCAAAGGGGTTGGTGCGCGGCACGCCCCGTGTACCAATGATGCTGTTGATGACAATGACCGACTGCAGCCCCGTCACCGCGTTGTTGCCCCCGCGAAAGCGCGCCACCTCGCCCCCCACCTCCCAGCGCACGTCGCCAGCAGCGTAGTGGGTAGCGGCCTGTTCCAGCGATACCCACGACTGGGGCAGGCCTTGGGCCGAGAGCTTCAACACTTTCACAGGCAGCCTCCTTCTGATCAACGCGGGAAGTGCGGGTCGCCGGAAATCGGCCAGGCAAAAGCGGCCGTGCGACTGCGTCACAATATACGCCAAGCACGCAAGAACGGGGCCAGCGCTTGCCCTGTGTGCGCCAACTGCTATTAAAAACATACCATGCTTGTCCTTCGTGGCTTTCACCATCCGGCCATCGCCCCGGCCTGCGCATTGACCATCGGAAATTTTGACGGCGTCCACCGCGGCCACCAGGCCATGCTGGCGCTGCTGGGCGCCGAGGCCGCGCAGCGCGGCGTGCCCAGTTGCGTGCTGACTTTTGAACCGCACCCGCGCGACTACTTTGCCGCCGCGCTCAAAAAGCCCGAACTGGCGCCAGCGCGCGTTGGCACGCTGCGCGACAAGCTTTCGGAGCTGGCGCGCTGCGGCGTGCAGCAAACGGTGGTGCTGCGCTTTGACGCGCAACTGGCCGCGCAATCCCCGCAAACCTTTATCGACGAGGTGCTGGTGCGCGGCCTGGGCGTGCGCTACGTGCTGGTGGGCGACGATTTCCGCTTTGGCCGCCAGCGCGCGGGCGACTACGCCCTGCTGAGCAGCGCCGGCCAGTCGCAGGGATTCGACGTGGCGCGCATGAATTCTTACGAAATCACCTACCCCCAGGCCGGCAGCGACTCCGCCCAGCCGGTGCGTGTGTCCAGCTCCGAAGTGCGCGCCGCCCTCGCCGCCGGCCGCATGGACGACGCGGCCCAGTTGCTGGGCCGCCCTTATGCCATTTCGGGCCATGTGGTCCATGGCCGCAAGCTGGGCCGGGCGCTGGGCGAGGCCAGCAGCGGCGCGGGCGACGGCTTTCGCACGCTGAACCTGCGCTTTGCCCACTGGAAGCCTGCCGCCAGCGGTATTTTTGCGGTCTGGGTGCACGGCCTTGCTGCGCAGGCCCTTCCGGGTGTGGCCAACCTGGGGATCCGCCCCTCACTCGACCCCAGCGACACCAATGGCGGGCGCGTGCTGCTCGAAACCCACTGCCTCGAATGGCCTGCGCACCTGGGCGACGAGGGGGCCTACGGTAAAATCATCCGCGTGGAACTGATGCACAAACTGCACGACGAACTCCGGTACGACAGCCTGGAGGCGTTGACGGCCGGCATCGCCCGCGATTGCGCCGACGCCCGCGCCTGGTTCGCTGCCCATGCAGAAACCCGCCGCCAGACCACGCGCGACCGAATTTGAGGAGCCCGCGCGCAGCCGCTCTGCGCGCACCCAGCCCCGCCCCTGCCGCCCCGGCAGTTTCGCAACCGCGCTCCGCACGCCACAGCCTCCAAGAACCCTGATGTCCGACGCCAATCCAAACCCATCCACCGCTGCTGCGCCCACGCAGGACTACCGCAAAACCCTGAACCTGCCCGACACGCCCTTTCCGATGCGCGGCGATCTGCCCAAGCGCGAGCCAGGCTGGGTCAAGGAATGGAACGACGAAGGCCTGTACAAGCGCCTGCGTGCGGCCCGCTGCGGCGCTCCCAAGTTCATCCTGCACGACGGCCCGCCCTACGCCAACGGGCAGATCCACATGGGGCACGCGGTCAACAAGATCTTGAAGGACATGATCGTCAAGGCGCGCCAGCTCGAAGGCTTTGACGCCCTCTACGTCCCCGGCTGGGACTGCCACGGCCTGCCGATTGAAAACGCCATTGAAAAGAAGTTTGGCCGCAAGCTCTCGCGCGACGACATGCAGGCCAAAGGCCGCGCGTATGCCACCGAACAAATCGCGCAGCAGATGGTGGACTTCCAGCGCCTGGGGGTGCTGGGCGAGTGGGACCACCCTTACAAAACCATGGACCCGGAGAACGAGGCCGAAGAGATCCGCACCTTCAAGCGTGTGATCGAGCGCGGCTTTGTCTACCGTGGCCTGAAACCCGTGTACTGGTGCTTTGACTGCGGATCGTCGCTGGCCGAATTCGAAATCGAATACCAGGACAAGAAAAGCCAGACGCTGGACGTCGCCTTCAAGGCGCACGACCCGGCCCGGTTGGCCACCGCTTTTGGCCTGGGCGCGCTGACCAAAGACGCCTTTGCCGTCATCTGGACCACCACCGCCTGGACGATTCCGGCCAACCAGGCGCTCAACCTCAACCCGGACCTGACCTACGCCCTGGTGGACACCGCGCGCGGCGTGTTCGTCATGGCCGAGTCGCTGGTGGAGAGCTGCCTGACCCGCTGGGGCCTCGAAGGCCTGGTACTGGCCCTGGCTCCGGGCAAGGCGCTGGCCGGCCTGGAGTTCGAGCATCCGCTCTACGACGTCGATCCTGGCTACCGGCGCCTCTCGCCCGTGTACCTGGCCGATTACGCCACCGCCAGCGACGGCACCGGCATCGTGCATTCGTCGCCCGCCTACGGCGTGGAAGACTTCAACTCCTGCATCGCGCACGGCGTGGCCACGGACGACATCCTCAACCCCGTGCAGGGCAACGGCAGCTACGCGCCCGATCTGCCTCTGTTTGGCGGCCAGAACATCTGGAAGGCCTGCCCCGCCATCATCGAAACCCTGCAAGCCGCCGGCCGCCTGCTGGGCACCGAGGGCATCAGCCACAGCTACCCGCACTGCTGGCGCCACAAGACGCCGGTGATCTACCGCGCGGCAGCGCAGTGGTTCATTCGCATGGACGAAGAGACTGCGTCCACCAAGGGCGTATTCACCAAAGACAAAGCGCCTGAGACCCTGCGCCAGACCGCGCTCAAGGCCATCGAGCAAACGCACTTCTACCCCGAGAACGGCAAGGCGCGCCTGCACGACATGATTGCCGGCCGGCCCGACTGGTGCATTTCGCGCCAGCGCAGCTGGGGCGTGCCGATCCCGTTCTTTTTGCACAAGGATTCGGGCGAGCTGCACCCGCGCACCATGGAGATCCTGGACCAGGCCGCCGACATCGTGGAAAGAGGCGGTATCGAGGCCTGGAGCCGCGTCACCACCGAAGACATCCTGGGCGCCACCGACGCGCCCCACTACACCAAGAGCACCGACATCCTCGAAGTGTGGTTCGACTCGGGCTCGACCTTCCAGCATGTGCTGCGCGGCTCGCACGCCGGCGCCCACCACGACAGCGGCCCCGAGGCCGACCTGTACCTTGAAGGCCACGACCAGCACCGCGGCTGGTTTCACAGCTCGCTGCTGCTGGCCAGCGCCCTGGAAGGCCGCGCGCCCTACCGCGGTCTGCTGACGCACGGCTTCACGGTGGACGCCCAGGGCCGCAAGATGAGCAAGTCGCTGGGCAACGGCATTGATCCGCAGGACATCAACAAGAAGCTGGGTGCCGAAATCATCCGGCTGTGGGTGGCGTCCAGCGACTATTCGGGCGACATTGCCGGCGACGAGAAAATCCTCGCGCGCGTGGTGGACGCCTACCGCCGCATCCGCAACACGCTGCGCTTTTTGCTGGCCAACACCAGCGACTTCAATCCGGCCACCGACGCAGTGTCGGAAGCCGAGCTGCTGGAGATCGACCGCTACGCCCTGGCCCGCGCCGCCGAGCTGCAAGCCGACATCCTCGCGCACTACAAGGTGTACGAGTTTCACCCCGTGGTCGCCAAGCTGCAGCTCTACTGCTCGGAAGACCTGGGGGGCTTCTACCTCGACATTCTGAAGGACCGGCTCTACACCACCGCGCCGCACAGCCTGGCACGGCGCAGCGCGCAAACGGCTCTGTACCAGATCAGCCAGGCGATGCTGCGCTGGATGGCGCCGTTCCTCTCGTTCACCGCCGAAGAGGCGTGGAAGATTGTCGGCAGCAGCGACTCCATCTTCATGGAGCAGTACACCGCGCTGGGCGAACCGGCCGAGGGGCTGCTGGCCAAGTGGGCGCGCATTCGCGACATCCGCGACCTGGTGAACAAGGAAATCGAGCAACTGCGCGCCGTCGGCACCGTAGGCGCGTCGCTCCAGGCCACCGTG encodes:
- a CDS encoding HNH endonuclease; the encoded protein is MKVLKLSAQGLPQSWVSLEQAATHYAAGDVRWEVGGEVARFRGGNNAVTGLQSVIVINSIIGTRGVPRTNPFGNRPGLTNTKLFARDRNVCAYCGGLFHEGDLTREHIVPFASHGVDHWMNVVTACRACNHRKGPRTPEQAHMPLLYAPYVPSLWEDFILRNRRILADQMEFLMAHVPKSSRLLG
- a CDS encoding bifunctional riboflavin kinase/FAD synthetase; the protein is MLVLRGFHHPAIAPACALTIGNFDGVHRGHQAMLALLGAEAAQRGVPSCVLTFEPHPRDYFAAALKKPELAPARVGTLRDKLSELARCGVQQTVVLRFDAQLAAQSPQTFIDEVLVRGLGVRYVLVGDDFRFGRQRAGDYALLSSAGQSQGFDVARMNSYEITYPQAGSDSAQPVRVSSSEVRAALAAGRMDDAAQLLGRPYAISGHVVHGRKLGRALGEASSGAGDGFRTLNLRFAHWKPAASGIFAVWVHGLAAQALPGVANLGIRPSLDPSDTNGGRVLLETHCLEWPAHLGDEGAYGKIIRVELMHKLHDELRYDSLEALTAGIARDCADARAWFAAHAETRRQTTRDRI
- the ileS gene encoding isoleucine--tRNA ligase, whose protein sequence is MSDANPNPSTAAAPTQDYRKTLNLPDTPFPMRGDLPKREPGWVKEWNDEGLYKRLRAARCGAPKFILHDGPPYANGQIHMGHAVNKILKDMIVKARQLEGFDALYVPGWDCHGLPIENAIEKKFGRKLSRDDMQAKGRAYATEQIAQQMVDFQRLGVLGEWDHPYKTMDPENEAEEIRTFKRVIERGFVYRGLKPVYWCFDCGSSLAEFEIEYQDKKSQTLDVAFKAHDPARLATAFGLGALTKDAFAVIWTTTAWTIPANQALNLNPDLTYALVDTARGVFVMAESLVESCLTRWGLEGLVLALAPGKALAGLEFEHPLYDVDPGYRRLSPVYLADYATASDGTGIVHSSPAYGVEDFNSCIAHGVATDDILNPVQGNGSYAPDLPLFGGQNIWKACPAIIETLQAAGRLLGTEGISHSYPHCWRHKTPVIYRAAAQWFIRMDEETASTKGVFTKDKAPETLRQTALKAIEQTHFYPENGKARLHDMIAGRPDWCISRQRSWGVPIPFFLHKDSGELHPRTMEILDQAADIVERGGIEAWSRVTTEDILGATDAPHYTKSTDILEVWFDSGSTFQHVLRGSHAGAHHDSGPEADLYLEGHDQHRGWFHSSLLLASALEGRAPYRGLLTHGFTVDAQGRKMSKSLGNGIDPQDINKKLGAEIIRLWVASSDYSGDIAGDEKILARVVDAYRRIRNTLRFLLANTSDFNPATDAVSEAELLEIDRYALARAAELQADILAHYKVYEFHPVVAKLQLYCSEDLGGFYLDILKDRLYTTAPHSLARRSAQTALYQISQAMLRWMAPFLSFTAEEAWKIVGSSDSIFMEQYTALGEPAEGLLAKWARIRDIRDLVNKEIEQLRAVGTVGASLQATVQLTVAPEDHALLASLGDDLKYVFITSAIELVAGDAIQISAGASFDPKCERCWHYRADVGHDAAHPTLCGRCTSNLFGAGETRAHA